The following coding sequences are from one Dreissena polymorpha isolate Duluth1 chromosome 8, UMN_Dpol_1.0, whole genome shotgun sequence window:
- the LOC127843078 gene encoding uncharacterized protein LOC127843078, translating into MMNAKIIAVLFACCVLAILAGSADAVKCYVCNTGDPGCDDSFDSNKMTAANMKSGCTACSKSKGKILGIQATSRDCSLTAAPFDGCKSQSEAGLSGTACFCKSDLCNSSDRVSIATTLLALPALAYIAFRLSIL; encoded by the exons atgatgAATGCGAAGATTATCGCTGTGTTGTTTGCATGTTGCGTTCTGGCGATTTTGGCTG GATCAGCTGATGCTGTCAAGTGTTATGTGTGCAACACAGGGGACCCAGGTTGTGACGATTCGTTTGATTCTAACAAAATGACAGCTGCAAATATGAAAAGCGGTTGTACGGCATGCTCAAAATCAAAGGGCAAAATCCTTGGAATTCAGG CCACATCCAGAGATTGCTCCCTAACAGCAGCGCCTTTTGACGGCTGTAAATCACAGTCCGAGGCTGGCTTGAGTGGAACGGCCTGCTTCTGCAAGTCCGACCTCTGCAACTCGTCGGATCGCGTGTCCATTGCAACAACATTGCTTGCACTTCCGGCACTGGCATACATCGCTTTCCGATTGAGCATTTTGTAA